GCAGGGAAGAGGGGCGCTTCCCGGACGTTTCCGTCACCGCCTCGAAAAAGGCAGTCCCGTCGGGAGGCACCGGGGGAGGAGGGAGCTCCGGAGCCGAGACAGGGGCGAGTGCGGGAAAGCCGGCCGAATTGGGTGCTTCCTGGGAGGAGTTCTTACACGGTGTTTCGCGACGCAAGAAGTACGTCCTCAAGGGGCTTCTGGAAAACATGCAGGGGGGCTTCGATGGGGAGAAATTTGTCATCCGGTGCGAGTTCCAGGCTCTCCTTGACAAGTTGCAAGAGCCGGACAAATGGCATATCATAGAGAATGTTGTCGGGGAAATTTTCGGAAAACCCGTTACCGTAATCTTGCAGAAAGACGACCAGGGAAGCATCGAGGAGGGTGACTCGCCAAAGGGGCGCGATGAGCTTGAAAACCGCGTCCTTTCCGATCCGGTCGTCATAGAGCTTCTGCGGGAGTTTCCTGGTTCCAAAATTGCCGAGATCGTAAAGCTCGACCCCGGAAAGAGAAGAAGAAAGGAAGACATCCCCGCCGGGCCGTCGGGGGGAGGCGACGAGATGGAGGGGATGTCGGGAGATTTCATCACGGAGGAGGAAGAGGAGGAAGAGTAACGTGAAGAACATGAACGAACTGCTCAAACAGGCCCAGAAGATGCAGGGAAAGATCACGAAGCTGCAGGAAGAGCTCGAGAAAAAGACCGTGGAAGCCAGCGCTGGTGGGGGTATGGTGACGGCCGTGGCAAATGGAAGGGGGGATATCATCTCCGTTACGATAGAGAGGGAAGTCGTGGATCCTGAAGAGGTGGGCATGCTCGAAGACCTCGTCACGGCGGCGGTGAATGAGGCCATAAATCGCTCGCGGGAAATGGTTCAGGAGGAGATGTCGAAGCTGACGGGCGGCATGAATATTCCGGGGCTCTTTTGATGAGATATTTCCCCGGTCCCATGAGAGAGCTCATCAAGAGCCTCTGCAATTTTCCCGGCGTGGGCGAAAAGAGCGCCCTGAGAATGGCCCTTTTCATCCTGAAGAGGGAGGAGGGGCTCTCCGAGCAGATTGCCCACGCGATTTTGAAAGCCAAAAGGGAGATTTGCTACTGCACCCGGTGCGGCAACTTCTCGGAGGGGGAGATCTGCGAGATCTGCAAGCGCGACGACAGGAGCAGCGTGATCTGCGTGGTAGAGCAGCCGCAGGAGATCCTCCCCGTCGAGAAAAGCGGGGAGTTCGACGGCAGGTATCACGTCCTCGGCGGCGCGCTCTCTCCCATCGACGGGGTGATGCCGGAAAACCTGAAGATCGACGCCCTCGTCAGCCGGGTGAAGGAAGAGGATGTGAAAGAGGTCATCATCGCTACGAACCTGAACGTCGAAGGGGAAGCCACGGCGTCCTACCTTTCGGCGCTCCTGAAACCTCTGGGGGTGCGGGTCACGAGAATTGCCTACGGGATGCCCATCGGCTCCGACCTCGAGTATGCCGATGAGCTTACCGTCGGCAAGGCGATCGCGTACAGGAGAGAAATTTAAAAAAAGGTTTTATTTTTTTGGCTGATAAATTAAAATTGAAGTTTCTTCTTATTCCAAAGTAAAAGGAGTATGCGCCATGGCAGTGAAGGCAAGATCCTCGAGGAAGAAAACTCCTAAGCTCACGAAGAAGAACGAGTTTGGCTTCTTCGAGGTGAGAATGGAGTCGATTGGGGGCCTCGGGGCAAACGTGGGAGGGAAGATCCTCGCCGAAGCTCTCGTGTTCGGCATGGGGTACAACGCCTCATCGTTTGCGTCCTACGGTTCCGAGAAGAAAGGGACACCCGTGAAGGCCTTCGTGAGAGTAGCGGAGCCGAAAACGGAGATCCGCGTAAACAGCCCCATCGAAGAGCCCCATATCCTGGCGATTTTCCACGAGTCGATGGTCAAAACGCTTCCCGTAACGGCGGGCCTCCTCAAGGATGGGGCGGTGATCCTCAACACGAAGAGGAGCGCCGACGATGCAAGGGATTTCATGATGATATCGAGCGGGGCGGTGGGCGCAGTGGACGCCACGGAGATAGCGATCCAGACGAAATCGCGGGTGAACATGGTCCTGCTCGGCGCCATCGCCCGTGCCAGCGGCTTTATCGAGCTGAAGGCTTTGAAAGAAGCCGTCAAGGCGGCCTTCGGGGCGAAATATCCCGCCGCCATGCCGGGAAACCTTGCCGCCCTCGAGCGGGGGTTCAAGGAGGTGGAGCTCAAGACGTACGGTGAGGACGGCAAGTACGCCCACGTTCCCTTCGTAAGGACCCTTCCCGATTTTGGCTATGAAAACGCCCCGATAGGAGGCGTGATCTACAGCGTGGGGAACACATCGCTCAAGGACCTGTCGGCCAGCAGGGTGGGGTTCATCCCCTTTTTCATAGAGGAAAAGTGCACCAAGTGCGGTGATTGCGACATGTACTGCCCCGACTACTGCTTCGTCTGGGAGAAGGGAATCGACAAAAAGACCGGGAAAGAGGGGATGATATTGAAGGGCATCGACTACCAGTACTGCAAGGGATGCCTCCGGTGCACGAAGGCTTGCAAGTTTGGCGCCATCGAGCCGGTGAAGGAGAGCGACTACGATATCAACGACATTATCGTGAAGCATAAATTTTCCAGGTAAAGGAGAAGTACCATGGCAAAGGGAATGCCTGCAAAAAAGTTAGCCGCAAAGAAGACCAGGCCCAAGCCTGCTCAGGTGCCGATTTTCCTGAGCGGGAACGAGGTGTCTGCACTGGCCGCCAGCCAGATCAACTACCACCTCATGGGCTACTATCCCATCACGCCCTCCACAGAGATCGCCGAGGAGCTCGATGCGATGAGGGCCGAAGGGGTCCACACCATCAGGATGATACCGGGCGACGGAGAACACGGAGCCGCAGGGATCTGTTTCGGAGCCACCACGGCGGGTGGAAGGGTATTCAACGCAACCTCCGCCAACGGCCTCATGTTTGGCTTCGAACAGCTCCCCGTGCAGTCGGGTTCCCGCTTCCCCATGGTATTCAATATCGTTACCCGGAGCGTCTCGGGCCCCCTCGACATACGGTGCGACCACTCGGATATCATGCTTGCCATCAACACGGGCTGGATCATTCTCATGGCCTCCGACCCACAGGCTGTCTACGACATGAACATCGTCGCCCCGAAGATAGGCGAGCATCCCGATGTCCGCCTTCCCGTCATGGTCGCCTTCGATGGATTTTTCACCAGCCACCAGAAAAGGCTCATCTACCACTTCGAGGACAAACGGGTTGTGCAGGACTTCCTGGGCCCCTTTGTGCCCACCGTCACCTCCGTCGATCCGAGCAAGCCGGTGACCATAGGCCCATACATGAACGACCCCGACCTGATCAACAACAAAAAGCAGCTTTCAGCGGCAATGGAGGAGGCGTACCGGGTTATTCCGAAAGTCCTGCGCGAGTACGGGAGGCTTTCGGGGAGAAGGTACGACATGGTGGAAAAATACCGCATGGAGGGTGCCAACGCCGCCCTGCTCATCCTGAACTCTGCTGCAGAGACGTCGAAAGAGGCGGTGGACATCCTGCGGGCGAAAGGCAAAAAGGTCGGGCTGGTCAAGCTCAACGTCATACGTCCCTTCCCGGTAAACGAGGTGCTGGATGCGCTGAAAGGGGTAAAGGGTCTCGTCGTTGCCGACCGGCAGGACAACCCCGGCGGCTGGGCAGGCCAGATGACCATGGAGGTCAAGGCGGTCCTGCAGGGAGTGCCCAGGAGCGGGGTCAAGGTTGCCAGCAGGGTTTACGGGATAGGCGGCAAGGAGTTCTTCATCGACGATGCCCTCGAGCTTCTCGAGGAGGCGATGAAGATAGCCCGGACCGGCAAGGTGGATGTCCCCTATGAGTTCCACGGCGCGAACCCGGGTGACATGAAGTACAAGCCCAAGGAGATTTTCCGGCCCATCGAGGATAAGGAGTCCAGCGGTCTCCTGACGGTGACGGAAGATGCTGCATCGGGTGCGGTCAAGGTAAAGGGAGTCGTGGCGAGAAAGCTCACGGAGATGCCAAAGAGGGTGGCCTCCGGGCACGGCGCATGTCCGGGATGCGGTATCTTCACGAACCTGAACATCTTCTTGAAGGGTCTCGAAGGGCATGTGGTGGTTCTCTTCCATACCGGCTGCGGCATGGTCGTTACCACGGGGTACCCCTTCACGTCGCACAAGGTGACATACATCCACAACCTCTTCCAGAACGGCGCCGCCACCCTGTCCGGCGTGGTGGAGATGTTCGAGGAGAAAAAGGAGAGGGGTGAGATTCCCGAGGACGAAAAGATAACCTTCCTGATGGTCACCGGAGACGGCGGGCACGACATTGGGATGGGCATCAGCATCGGCGCGGCCATGCGGGGGCACCGGATGATCATCATCGAATACGACAACCAGGGCTACCAGAACACGGGGAGCCAGCTCTCCTTTACCGTGCCCCTCGGCCACCAGACCTCCACGTCCCATTTCGGGCCCTACCAGCACGGGAAGACGACCCATCACAAAGACACGGCACAGATATTTTCGGCCTGCAACATCCCGTACGTTTTCACCGCTGCCGAATCCAACTACCGGGACATGATACGGAAGGCGGCCAAGGCCCAGAAGATTGCCGAACAGGGTCTGGTCTTCGGCAAGCTCATATCCATGTGCCCCCTCGCCTGGATGACGGAGGAGCGCCTGTCGATGGAGATCATCCAGGCCTCGGTCGATTGCTGTTTCTTCCCCCTCTACGAGGTCGTGAACGGCATCACGACCATAAACTACGATCCCGAGGAGA
Above is a genomic segment from Deltaproteobacteria bacterium containing:
- a CDS encoding YbaB/EbfC family nucleoid-associated protein codes for the protein MKNMNELLKQAQKMQGKITKLQEELEKKTVEASAGGGMVTAVANGRGDIISVTIEREVVDPEEVGMLEDLVTAAVNEAINRSREMVQEEMSKLTGGMNIPGLF
- the recR gene encoding recombination protein RecR, translating into MRYFPGPMRELIKSLCNFPGVGEKSALRMALFILKREEGLSEQIAHAILKAKREICYCTRCGNFSEGEICEICKRDDRSSVICVVEQPQEILPVEKSGEFDGRYHVLGGALSPIDGVMPENLKIDALVSRVKEEDVKEVIIATNLNVEGEATASYLSALLKPLGVRVTRIAYGMPIGSDLEYADELTVGKAIAYRREI
- a CDS encoding 4Fe-4S dicluster domain-containing protein, giving the protein MAVKARSSRKKTPKLTKKNEFGFFEVRMESIGGLGANVGGKILAEALVFGMGYNASSFASYGSEKKGTPVKAFVRVAEPKTEIRVNSPIEEPHILAIFHESMVKTLPVTAGLLKDGAVILNTKRSADDARDFMMISSGAVGAVDATEIAIQTKSRVNMVLLGAIARASGFIELKALKEAVKAAFGAKYPAAMPGNLAALERGFKEVELKTYGEDGKYAHVPFVRTLPDFGYENAPIGGVIYSVGNTSLKDLSASRVGFIPFFIEEKCTKCGDCDMYCPDYCFVWEKGIDKKTGKEGMILKGIDYQYCKGCLRCTKACKFGAIEPVKESDYDINDIIVKHKFSR
- a CDS encoding pyruvate synthase, which encodes MPAKKLAAKKTRPKPAQVPIFLSGNEVSALAASQINYHLMGYYPITPSTEIAEELDAMRAEGVHTIRMIPGDGEHGAAGICFGATTAGGRVFNATSANGLMFGFEQLPVQSGSRFPMVFNIVTRSVSGPLDIRCDHSDIMLAINTGWIILMASDPQAVYDMNIVAPKIGEHPDVRLPVMVAFDGFFTSHQKRLIYHFEDKRVVQDFLGPFVPTVTSVDPSKPVTIGPYMNDPDLINNKKQLSAAMEEAYRVIPKVLREYGRLSGRRYDMVEKYRMEGANAALLILNSAAETSKEAVDILRAKGKKVGLVKLNVIRPFPVNEVLDALKGVKGLVVADRQDNPGGWAGQMTMEVKAVLQGVPRSGVKVASRVYGIGGKEFFIDDALELLEEAMKIARTGKVDVPYEFHGANPGDMKYKPKEIFRPIEDKESSGLLTVTEDAASGAVKVKGVVARKLTEMPKRVASGHGACPGCGIFTNLNIFLKGLEGHVVVLFHTGCGMVVTTGYPFTSHKVTYIHNLFQNGAATLSGVVEMFEEKKERGEIPEDEKITFLMVTGDGGHDIGMGISIGAAMRGHRMIIIEYDNQGYQNTGSQLSFTVPLGHQTSTSHFGPYQHGKTTHHKDTAQIFSACNIPYVFTAAESNYRDMIRKAAKAQKIAEQGLVFGKLISMCPLAWMTEERLSMEIIQASVDCCFFPLYEVVNGITTINYDPEEKGNKIPVTDWLKYMGKTKHLFRPECKPQLDSFQEEVDRRWRRLREMHNNPYL